In Sinorhizobium mexicanum, one DNA window encodes the following:
- a CDS encoding CpaF family protein, with translation MFGKKSILEERGPDTRAEAAAESAPQAAPAIVSAPRAIEIQSAVKSEKAEQYYALKKEIFSALIATIDVAALSSMDGEQARNEIGAIINDIVAAKKAGVSMAEQNELLSDICNDILGYGPLEPLLERDDIADIMVNGANHVFIEVGGKVQETGIRFRDNEQLLNICQRIVSQVGRRVDESSPICDARLADGSRVNVIAPPLAIDGPSLTIRKFKKEKLKLDQLVRFGSISPEGAEVLKIIGRVRCNVLISGGTGSGKTTLLNCLTGYIDRGERIITCEDAAELQLQQPHVVRLETRPPNIEGQGEITMRALVKNCLRMRPERIIVGEVRGPEAFDLLQAMNTGHDGSMGTLHANSPREALSRIEAMITMGGHSLPGKAIREMLVSSVDVIVQAARLRDGSRRITHITEVLGMEGDVITTQDLFVYDILGEDEKGNIIGRHRSTGIGRPAFWDRARYYGEEARLAAALDAAEMKAAA, from the coding sequence ATGTTCGGCAAGAAATCCATCTTGGAGGAAAGAGGTCCCGACACGCGGGCTGAGGCAGCGGCAGAAAGCGCACCGCAAGCCGCGCCGGCAATAGTCTCGGCTCCAAGGGCGATCGAAATTCAATCGGCTGTGAAGTCGGAAAAAGCCGAACAATACTATGCTCTGAAGAAGGAAATCTTCAGCGCGCTCATCGCCACGATCGACGTTGCTGCACTCTCCAGCATGGACGGCGAGCAGGCGCGCAACGAAATTGGCGCGATCATCAACGACATCGTCGCGGCCAAGAAGGCCGGGGTTTCCATGGCCGAGCAGAACGAGCTGCTCAGTGACATCTGCAACGACATTCTGGGCTACGGTCCGTTGGAACCCCTGCTCGAACGCGACGACATCGCCGATATCATGGTGAATGGCGCGAACCACGTCTTCATCGAGGTCGGCGGCAAGGTACAGGAAACGGGCATCCGGTTCCGCGACAACGAGCAACTCCTGAACATCTGCCAGCGCATCGTAAGCCAGGTCGGTCGGCGCGTCGATGAATCGAGCCCGATCTGCGATGCACGTCTCGCAGACGGCTCGCGCGTCAACGTCATCGCGCCGCCGCTCGCAATTGACGGACCTTCGCTGACGATCCGCAAGTTCAAAAAAGAGAAGCTGAAGCTCGATCAACTGGTGCGCTTCGGGTCGATCTCGCCGGAAGGCGCCGAGGTCCTGAAGATCATCGGCCGGGTGCGCTGCAACGTGCTGATCTCGGGAGGCACCGGCTCCGGCAAGACGACGCTTTTGAACTGCCTCACCGGCTATATCGACCGTGGCGAACGCATCATCACCTGCGAGGACGCGGCCGAGCTGCAATTGCAGCAGCCGCACGTCGTGCGGCTCGAGACGCGCCCGCCGAACATCGAAGGCCAAGGCGAAATCACCATGCGCGCACTCGTCAAGAACTGCCTGCGCATGCGACCGGAGCGGATCATTGTCGGCGAGGTGCGCGGACCGGAGGCCTTCGACTTGCTTCAGGCGATGAATACCGGCCACGACGGCTCGATGGGAACGCTGCATGCCAACTCGCCGCGCGAGGCGCTCTCCCGCATCGAGGCGATGATCACTATGGGCGGGCATTCGCTGCCCGGCAAGGCAATTCGCGAGATGCTCGTCTCGTCCGTCGATGTGATCGTGCAGGCCGCGCGCCTTCGCGACGGTTCGCGCCGCATCACGCACATCACCGAAGTGCTCGGCATGGAGGGCGATGTGATTACGACCCAGGATCTTTTCGTCTACGACATCCTCGGCGAGGACGAAAAGGGCAATATTATCGGGCGCCATCGCTCAACCGGAATCGGTCGCCCGGCATTCTGGGACCGCGCCCGTTACTATGGCGAAGAGGCCCGGCTTGCCGCCGCCCTCGATGCTGCGGAAATGAAGGCGGCTGCGTAA
- a CDS encoding TadE/TadG family type IV pilus assembly protein, producing MKLRRGIRPLWCSQSGATAVEFALVCLPLLLLMLGIIEFGRAFYVRNDLSYAADFAARKVLIGQIARDAPDGEAQQKLARAVRESFHGGDPALLQIVTGKETVDGIDFRILSIQYPFTFVLPGLAGSPFNLQLSRRIPIG from the coding sequence ATGAAGCTGCGGCGTGGCATTCGACCTTTATGGTGCAGCCAGTCGGGCGCGACCGCGGTGGAGTTTGCGCTCGTCTGCCTCCCCTTGCTGCTGCTGATGCTAGGGATCATCGAGTTCGGCCGCGCCTTTTACGTGCGCAATGATCTCTCATACGCTGCCGATTTCGCGGCGCGGAAGGTCTTGATTGGCCAAATCGCCCGCGATGCGCCCGACGGCGAGGCGCAGCAGAAGCTCGCGAGGGCAGTGCGAGAGAGTTTCCACGGCGGCGATCCGGCCCTGCTTCAAATCGTCACCGGCAAGGAAACGGTGGACGGCATCGACTTTCGCATTTTGTCGATTCAGTATCCCTTCACCTTTGTCCTGCCGGGGTTGGCGGGGAGCCCTTTCAACCTTCAGCTTTCGCGACGCATTCCGATCGGGTGA
- a CDS encoding hybrid sensor histidine kinase/response regulator, whose amino-acid sequence MTKPEEFDRELLHMFTQEVGERASDMERALLAIEDAGGPDEKLRLQEQLLRTAHSLKGAAGLLQVRGVEAICHWMEEILSITVNGQHALEKPERDLLLSATDAISDAARLLETGEAPSPAHGESVVDALKAATAKEADRSGKPKLDPPSGGLKVQVRTSDTDGSMRVSADRLDTLLYRSGALLSFNATMRRHAEEASSLREQARKLRGIGPEFTAQAASIESGLRELATSLRQNMRVMHSAATALDREVRHARTQPFAEACRGFDRVVRDVAAASGKFAELEIKGGDIEIDRSILSGLHDSLRHLVRNAVAHGIQPPEERRAAGKPEKGRVLISASITGDRMQVRVEDDGRGFDVALLIRAAGETLEEVKDEAELLRRVFDPGVSTSPTVTNLSGRGIGLDIVKRNVETLRGTAEVSRVPTGGAAFTLTLPLTLATVRTLEVIVGEHVFAIDTASVQRVIWVHAQDFVMSGDRCVVSTPIGPIPFVDLGNWLGVRSSRGDNIRQTTPAIVADAPGGPIAALVDAVAGEQELLARPLGPRLANVRRYSAGMVLPDGRIALLLNVAALAEAAAETRLPERARVSQPLPAAGRKVLVVDDSKYVRTLVKLILEGAGYDVTMAGNGEEALDQLRDRGADMVIADVDMPSMNGFELTEAIRRSERFTDTPVVLVTGRETLEDKVRGLRAGANAYLRKDQFDAQHFLETMRRVV is encoded by the coding sequence ATGACGAAACCCGAAGAATTCGACCGTGAACTGCTGCACATGTTCACCCAGGAAGTGGGGGAACGTGCATCCGACATGGAGCGGGCTTTGCTCGCCATCGAGGACGCCGGCGGGCCCGACGAGAAGCTCCGCCTGCAAGAGCAGCTTCTAAGGACGGCCCATAGCCTCAAGGGAGCGGCTGGTCTGCTTCAGGTGCGAGGAGTGGAGGCAATTTGCCACTGGATGGAAGAGATCCTCTCCATCACCGTGAATGGGCAGCACGCGCTGGAAAAACCGGAGCGGGACCTGCTTCTGTCTGCTACCGACGCGATCAGCGACGCGGCTCGCCTCTTGGAGACCGGCGAGGCGCCGTCGCCGGCGCACGGCGAGAGCGTGGTCGACGCGTTGAAGGCTGCCACAGCGAAAGAGGCGGATCGCAGCGGCAAGCCGAAGCTGGATCCACCTTCGGGGGGATTGAAGGTGCAGGTTCGCACCAGCGATACTGACGGCTCGATGCGCGTTTCTGCCGATCGCCTGGATACCCTTCTGTATAGGAGTGGCGCATTGCTGTCTTTCAATGCGACCATGCGGCGCCACGCCGAGGAGGCGTCCTCGCTGCGGGAGCAGGCGCGGAAACTGCGTGGGATCGGCCCCGAGTTCACCGCACAGGCGGCCAGCATTGAGAGCGGACTGCGCGAGCTTGCGACATCTCTGCGACAGAACATGAGAGTGATGCACAGTGCCGCGACAGCACTTGACCGCGAGGTGCGGCACGCGCGCACGCAGCCCTTTGCGGAGGCCTGCAGGGGCTTCGACCGCGTCGTGCGGGACGTGGCGGCGGCATCGGGCAAATTTGCAGAGCTGGAAATCAAGGGCGGAGATATCGAGATCGATCGGTCCATCCTTTCGGGGCTTCACGATTCGCTTCGGCATCTCGTGCGCAATGCAGTCGCACATGGCATCCAGCCGCCGGAGGAACGGCGGGCAGCGGGAAAACCGGAAAAGGGCAGGGTGCTGATTTCGGCCTCCATAACCGGAGACCGCATGCAGGTGCGTGTAGAAGATGACGGCCGCGGCTTTGACGTCGCCCTGCTCATCAGGGCAGCGGGTGAAACTTTGGAAGAAGTGAAAGACGAAGCGGAACTGTTGCGGCGTGTATTCGACCCGGGCGTATCAACGTCGCCGACCGTCACAAACCTCTCGGGGCGTGGCATAGGTCTCGACATCGTCAAACGCAATGTCGAAACGCTGCGTGGCACAGCAGAGGTTTCCCGAGTGCCGACGGGAGGCGCCGCCTTTACTCTCACACTCCCCCTGACGTTAGCGACGGTTCGCACACTGGAGGTCATCGTAGGGGAGCATGTATTCGCCATCGACACGGCCTCCGTCCAGCGGGTGATATGGGTTCATGCGCAAGACTTCGTTATGTCCGGGGACAGGTGTGTAGTCAGCACGCCGATTGGCCCGATACCATTTGTGGATCTTGGTAATTGGCTTGGAGTGCGGTCGAGCCGAGGCGACAACATCCGGCAGACGACGCCAGCCATTGTGGCCGACGCTCCTGGCGGGCCGATCGCGGCGCTTGTCGATGCCGTTGCCGGTGAGCAGGAACTTCTGGCACGTCCACTCGGACCGCGGCTCGCGAACGTTCGCCGTTATAGCGCCGGCATGGTGCTGCCTGACGGGCGTATCGCCCTGCTCCTAAACGTCGCCGCGCTCGCCGAGGCTGCTGCCGAGACGCGATTGCCAGAGCGCGCGCGTGTATCCCAGCCGCTTCCGGCGGCCGGTCGCAAGGTGCTCGTCGTCGACGATTCAAAATACGTACGAACGTTGGTGAAGCTCATCCTCGAGGGCGCAGGTTACGATGTCACGATGGCAGGCAATGGCGAGGAAGCATTGGACCAGCTTCGTGACCGCGGCGCCGACATGGTCATCGCGGACGTCGACATGCCGTCCATGAATGGCTTCGAGCTCACCGAGGCCATTCGTCGATCGGAGCGTTTCACCGACACGCCCGTCGTCCTCGTAACGGGCCGGGAAACGCTTGAAGACAAAGTCCGGGGGCTGCGTGCTGGCGCAAATGCCTATCTGAGAAAGGACCAGTTCGATGCGCAGCACTTCCTGGAGACGATGCGCCGAGTCGTATGA
- a CDS encoding type II secretion system F family protein — protein MLSSLLFPAFVFLLASTSIGAVMIAAFYPRVVKASAYRQRFERIAAVAERKQSERAEEEGRDRRRSVEKTLREIEAKHQANARKSRRPSLAGRIRQAGLRWSTRTYFLACAGVALATWTAVLPLGLGPLVAAGFAIAGGLLLPHAYVSQKRKGRFARFAAEFPNAVDVIVRGLKAGLPMTDCLRVIAAEAQEPVKSEFVTIAQDQTLGIPADEAVQRMCERMPLPEANFFAIVIAIQSRTGGSLSEALGNLSKVLRERKKMKSKIKAMSAEAKSSAGIIGALPFFVAGTVYLTSPDYMTLLLTTLTGKLVLVGCGLWMGIGMLVMRKMINFDF, from the coding sequence ATGCTGAGCTCCCTGCTCTTTCCCGCATTTGTCTTTCTCTTGGCCTCCACCAGCATCGGCGCCGTGATGATAGCCGCCTTCTATCCGCGGGTTGTCAAGGCAAGCGCCTATCGCCAAAGGTTCGAGCGCATCGCGGCCGTGGCAGAGCGCAAGCAGAGCGAACGGGCGGAAGAAGAGGGCCGGGATCGCCGGCGTTCGGTCGAAAAGACGCTGCGCGAGATCGAGGCAAAGCATCAGGCGAATGCGCGCAAGAGCCGCAGGCCGTCGCTCGCCGGCAGGATCCGCCAGGCCGGCCTCCGCTGGTCGACCCGAACGTATTTCCTCGCTTGTGCCGGTGTGGCCCTCGCCACCTGGACCGCCGTGCTGCCGCTGGGTCTTGGCCCGCTCGTGGCGGCCGGCTTCGCCATCGCCGGCGGCTTGCTGCTGCCGCACGCCTATGTGAGCCAGAAGCGCAAAGGGCGGTTCGCGCGCTTCGCTGCGGAGTTTCCGAACGCGGTCGATGTCATCGTCCGCGGACTCAAGGCAGGCCTGCCGATGACCGATTGTCTACGGGTGATTGCGGCAGAAGCGCAGGAACCGGTCAAAAGCGAGTTCGTCACCATCGCCCAGGACCAGACGCTGGGCATCCCGGCTGACGAGGCCGTGCAGCGCATGTGTGAACGCATGCCGCTGCCGGAAGCCAATTTCTTCGCCATCGTCATCGCCATTCAAAGCCGCACCGGTGGCAGCCTTTCCGAAGCGCTCGGCAATCTTTCAAAGGTGCTCCGGGAGCGCAAGAAGATGAAAAGCAAGATCAAGGCTATGAGCGCGGAAGCAAAGTCCTCCGCCGGCATCATTGGCGCCCTGCCATTTTTCGTCGCCGGTACCGTGTATCTGACGAGCCCGGACTACATGACGCTTCTGCTCACGACGCTGACCGGAAAGCTCGTGCTTGTCGGGTGCGGCCTTTGGATGGGCATCGGCATGCTTGTCATGCGCAAAATGATCAACTTCGACTTCTGA
- a CDS encoding Flp family type IVb pilin yields the protein MKNLLARFARNESGATAIEYGLIAGLISVVIIGVVTTIGTDLAAKFTSIANAL from the coding sequence ATGAAGAATCTTCTTGCCCGTTTTGCCCGCAACGAATCCGGCGCGACCGCGATCGAATATGGCCTGATCGCCGGTCTGATCTCCGTCGTCATCATCGGAGTGGTCACGACCATCGGCACTGACCTGGCCGCGAAGTTCACTTCCATCGCCAACGCGCTCTGA
- a CDS encoding chemotaxis protein CheB: MTRILLATATPGLEQLVKRAAATDAAVELVGVARSGKDAVRTAGRLLPDIVAMELRDDDTAETVREIMIIAPTPVVMVSYQDGSQLGAMSARALEAGALAVIPAPIASGTSLEQAAIDKFLSTIKAMAQVKVVRQWRKKTSGDLPVEGATRPVARSPVGIVAIAASTGGPAAIRSILRELPADFPAPILIVQHMSDGFIDGVAASLDATVALKVKVGVNGERLRPGTVYLAPDSHQLGVSGKSRLRVADEAPIQGFKPSGSYLFGSIARAFRAESLAVILTGMGDDGTEGLRALHVAGGKVIAQDEKSSVVFGMPKSAISAGLVDFILPVEEIARKIAALAEAD, encoded by the coding sequence ATGACGCGTATTCTTCTGGCGACAGCGACACCCGGCCTTGAACAACTCGTCAAAAGGGCGGCTGCGACCGACGCCGCGGTAGAGCTTGTGGGCGTCGCAAGAAGCGGCAAGGACGCTGTGAGGACAGCCGGTAGACTTTTGCCGGACATCGTCGCAATGGAGCTCCGCGACGACGACACCGCCGAAACCGTCAGGGAGATCATGATCATCGCGCCGACGCCAGTGGTGATGGTGTCATATCAGGACGGGTCGCAATTGGGAGCGATGTCCGCGCGCGCACTCGAGGCTGGCGCGCTCGCGGTCATCCCGGCGCCAATCGCATCCGGCACGTCCCTCGAACAAGCGGCCATCGACAAGTTCCTGTCGACGATCAAGGCCATGGCACAGGTCAAGGTCGTTCGCCAGTGGCGCAAGAAGACAAGCGGAGATTTGCCGGTCGAAGGCGCGACACGACCGGTCGCCCGCTCGCCGGTCGGCATTGTCGCCATCGCTGCCTCTACCGGCGGACCGGCCGCGATCCGCTCGATATTGCGGGAGCTCCCTGCGGATTTTCCCGCACCCATTCTCATCGTGCAGCATATGTCAGACGGCTTCATCGACGGTGTTGCCGCATCCCTCGACGCAACGGTTGCGCTTAAGGTGAAGGTTGGAGTGAACGGCGAACGGCTGAGGCCCGGGACGGTTTATCTCGCTCCGGATAGCCATCAGCTCGGCGTCTCGGGCAAATCGCGCCTGCGAGTCGCGGACGAGGCTCCCATCCAGGGCTTCAAGCCTTCAGGGTCCTATCTCTTCGGCTCGATCGCCCGCGCCTTCAGGGCCGAGTCCCTCGCGGTCATTTTGACGGGGATGGGTGATGACGGCACCGAAGGTCTTCGGGCGCTGCATGTGGCGGGCGGAAAGGTGATCGCTCAGGATGAAAAAAGCTCGGTCGTCTTTGGAATGCCGAAATCGGCGATCAGCGCCGGTCTCGTCGATTTCATCCTGCCGGTTGAAGAAATCGCCAGGAAGATTGCCGCTCTTGCTGAAGCCGATTGA
- a CDS encoding AAA family ATPase, whose amino-acid sequence MKQLGNQTQETQAVDAPPLLPIPKVEIAAFCRSEEVAEAIRTAAIDRRMARATVTIKAGGIREAAALYGGVTSPNLVVVESYDDEVRLMAALEALAVECVTGTKVIVIGRSNDVSLYKKLLDTGVSDYLVTPFEPMDFVAAVHRCFRNSTQEKLGRIVAFVGAKGGTGSSTLAHNVAYAMSKRVDADVLLADLDLQSGTLGLNFDIEAANGMMDVLESPDRLDDVLLRRLAVTYTDRLHLLPATTDFNKFFSLREDDVDHLLEVARSSSWHIVLDLPHIWTQWTRKILLEADEIVITATPDLASMRNAKNLIDFLAKARPNDPPPRLVLNKLGTPKLPEIKVRDFVAAVGLQDNVSVPFDPHLFGTAANDGKLVIEQAPASEAGRAMVALAWRVGGTRERRMHKKGFKTLLRNVFKRGEPKASSALRKKVGELKASEAGASAVEFALIAPVLAVALVAMADLGFAIYERMTLDYALRAGAQAAMADPGATQVYKVVQSTLAKSANLANATAAAVKRYCACPENADVKPEAAAECGKTPCANSVPQLVFYRLDAATLYRPMSVPEVLPDFELNSSMQVEVR is encoded by the coding sequence ATGAAACAGCTCGGCAACCAAACCCAGGAAACGCAGGCGGTGGATGCTCCACCGCTGTTGCCCATACCGAAAGTGGAGATCGCCGCCTTCTGCCGATCGGAGGAGGTGGCGGAGGCGATCCGTACGGCGGCGATCGACCGTCGCATGGCGCGCGCCACGGTGACGATCAAGGCGGGAGGTATAAGGGAAGCGGCAGCTCTCTATGGGGGCGTCACATCGCCGAACCTCGTCGTCGTGGAAAGTTACGACGATGAGGTTCGGCTGATGGCGGCTTTGGAAGCCCTGGCGGTGGAATGTGTCACCGGAACCAAGGTCATCGTCATCGGCCGCTCGAATGATGTCAGCCTCTATAAGAAACTTCTGGACACCGGCGTGAGTGACTACCTCGTCACGCCGTTCGAGCCCATGGATTTCGTCGCTGCCGTACACCGATGCTTTCGCAACTCCACGCAGGAGAAGCTGGGTCGCATCGTCGCCTTCGTCGGCGCCAAGGGAGGAACCGGATCCTCGACGCTCGCACATAACGTGGCCTATGCCATGTCCAAGCGCGTGGATGCCGATGTACTTCTCGCGGATCTCGACCTTCAGTCCGGCACACTTGGTCTGAATTTCGATATCGAGGCCGCGAACGGAATGATGGATGTTCTGGAAAGTCCGGATCGCCTGGACGACGTGCTTTTGCGGCGTCTGGCAGTCACCTACACGGATCGCCTGCATCTGCTTCCGGCGACTACGGACTTCAACAAGTTCTTCAGTTTGCGGGAAGACGACGTCGATCATCTCCTCGAGGTTGCGCGTTCGAGCTCATGGCACATCGTCTTGGACCTGCCGCACATCTGGACGCAGTGGACTCGGAAGATCCTGCTCGAAGCGGACGAAATCGTCATCACTGCAACGCCTGATCTTGCCAGCATGCGCAATGCAAAGAACCTGATCGATTTCCTGGCGAAGGCTCGGCCGAACGATCCGCCGCCGAGGCTCGTGCTGAACAAGCTTGGCACGCCCAAGCTTCCGGAAATCAAGGTAAGGGACTTCGTTGCTGCGGTGGGCCTGCAGGACAACGTCTCTGTCCCATTCGATCCGCACCTGTTCGGCACCGCGGCGAATGATGGCAAGCTCGTCATCGAGCAGGCACCGGCTTCCGAAGCGGGCCGGGCTATGGTCGCATTGGCGTGGCGTGTTGGCGGGACGAGGGAGAGGCGGATGCACAAGAAGGGCTTCAAGACATTGCTGCGGAACGTCTTCAAGCGCGGCGAGCCAAAGGCGTCCTCAGCACTGCGCAAGAAAGTGGGTGAACTTAAAGCATCAGAGGCGGGCGCGTCAGCGGTAGAATTCGCGCTGATCGCTCCGGTGCTCGCCGTTGCTCTTGTGGCGATGGCGGATCTCGGCTTTGCGATCTACGAACGGATGACGCTCGACTACGCCCTTCGCGCTGGCGCGCAGGCCGCCATGGCCGATCCCGGGGCGACACAGGTCTACAAGGTGGTGCAGTCCACGCTCGCCAAGAGCGCAAATCTGGCCAATGCCACCGCTGCGGCGGTGAAGCGCTACTGCGCCTGCCCGGAAAATGCCGATGTGAAACCGGAGGCGGCGGCGGAATGCGGGAAGACCCCGTGTGCGAATTCGGTGCCGCAGCTCGTCTTTTATCGCCTGGACGCAGCCACACTCTACCGGCCGATGTCTGTGCCGGAAGTGCTTCCGGATTTCGAGCTCAATTCTTCGATGCAGGTCGAGGTCCGATGA
- a CDS encoding type II secretion system F family protein has product MSLAAHIPNSEQLSALMAGLSAFSAVVVVSWPYVFRNALAERMKRVEGERERIRQRERARLEAGKSKVSLRAEPKRLFQAIVDRFNLAKQAEDGEIVRKLNMAGYRGHAPVTTFLAVRLIAPVAIFIAALLYLLFVIRPGAPLILVAAMAVGTGSFGYFAPAIFIKNRITKRQQAIRRSWPEALDLLLITVESGMGIESAFRKVGEEIGAQSPEIAEEILLTTAELSYLQDRRQAFENLGQRTGVEGVRAVVTSLIQAEKYGTPLGQALRIMAQENRDMRMSEAEKRAAALPPKLTVPMIVFFLPVLFAVIITPAAIQIMNM; this is encoded by the coding sequence ATGAGCCTCGCCGCCCATATCCCCAATTCGGAGCAGTTGTCCGCTTTGATGGCGGGCCTTTCTGCCTTTTCCGCAGTCGTCGTCGTTTCCTGGCCTTATGTCTTTCGCAACGCGTTGGCCGAGCGAATGAAAAGGGTCGAAGGAGAACGCGAACGTATCCGTCAACGCGAGCGGGCGCGATTGGAGGCCGGGAAGAGCAAGGTTTCGCTGCGCGCAGAGCCCAAGCGCCTCTTCCAGGCGATCGTCGACCGTTTCAATCTCGCCAAGCAGGCGGAGGATGGCGAAATCGTCCGCAAACTGAACATGGCTGGCTATCGCGGCCATGCTCCGGTGACGACCTTTCTTGCCGTTCGGTTGATTGCGCCGGTGGCGATCTTCATTGCCGCCCTGCTCTATCTCCTCTTCGTCATCCGGCCGGGGGCACCGTTGATACTGGTCGCAGCAATGGCGGTCGGAACCGGATCGTTCGGCTACTTCGCCCCGGCGATCTTCATCAAAAACAGGATCACCAAGCGGCAGCAGGCGATCCGCCGATCATGGCCGGAGGCGCTGGACCTCCTGTTGATCACCGTGGAATCCGGCATGGGCATCGAAAGCGCCTTCCGGAAAGTGGGCGAGGAGATCGGCGCGCAGTCGCCAGAGATCGCGGAGGAAATCCTACTCACGACGGCGGAGCTTTCCTACCTGCAGGACCGACGGCAGGCCTTCGAGAATCTGGGGCAGAGAACCGGCGTCGAGGGTGTGCGCGCCGTCGTAACGAGCCTTATCCAGGCGGAAAAATACGGCACGCCGCTTGGTCAGGCGCTCCGCATAATGGCGCAGGAGAACCGCGACATGCGCATGAGCGAGGCGGAAAAGCGGGCGGCTGCTCTTCCGCCGAAGCTTACGGTGCCGATGATCGTTTTCTTTCTGCCGGTGCTCTTCGCCGTGATTATCACGCCTGCGGCGATCCAGATCATGAATATGTAG
- a CDS encoding pilus assembly protein N-terminal domain-containing protein, with product MRTGAGWLVLAVATCATVGAAQAAENVTPAATTLQPTRQTDGVVKVIVDFARTLLLARPASTLVIGNPAVAQATLSDDKTVILTGKAAGSTNLIVMGIDGAEVANIIVDVAAAGGRLVTVDEGTGKTTYSCTSRCDPIQSGEQGAPQPQSNAPQPGEDTNPTGAGNP from the coding sequence ATGCGCACCGGCGCCGGGTGGCTTGTTCTAGCGGTTGCAACATGCGCCACCGTCGGCGCGGCGCAGGCAGCGGAAAATGTCACCCCAGCGGCCACCACCCTGCAGCCAACCCGCCAGACCGACGGTGTTGTCAAGGTGATCGTGGATTTCGCGAGAACGCTCCTGTTGGCGCGGCCTGCGAGCACACTCGTCATCGGCAATCCGGCTGTGGCGCAGGCGACCCTCAGCGACGACAAGACCGTAATTCTGACCGGCAAGGCGGCCGGTTCGACAAACCTCATCGTCATGGGGATCGACGGCGCGGAGGTAGCCAATATCATCGTTGACGTAGCGGCTGCAGGCGGCCGCCTGGTCACGGTCGACGAGGGCACGGGTAAGACAACCTATAGCTGTACTAGCCGCTGCGATCCGATTCAATCCGGCGAACAAGGCGCTCCGCAACCTCAGAGCAATGCCCCGCAGCCCGGTGAAGACACCAATCCCACGGGCGCTGGCAATCCCTGA